One window of the Salvia splendens isolate huo1 chromosome 1, SspV2, whole genome shotgun sequence genome contains the following:
- the LOC121797031 gene encoding mitoferrin-like, with the protein MATELLPDYSTGVAAVEHDGLQFWQFMIAGSVAGMVEHMAMFPVDTIKTQMQALGSCPIKSATVSQAVQSILKSEGARSLYRGIGAMALGAGPAHAAYFSVYEVCKRRFSRGNPDSHAAHAASGVCATVASDAVLTPMDMVKQRLQLGSSPYKGVVDCVSRVVRQDGIGAFYASYRTTVLMNAPFTALHFAAYEAAKRGLTEVSNSPETLGEEMLVVHATAGAAAGALAAAFTTPFDVVKTQLQCQGVCGCDRFVSGSIGDVFRTIIKKDGYRGLMRGWMPRMLFHAPAAAICWSTYEAAKSFFQDLNNGNNINNVT; encoded by the exons ATGGCCACCGAGCTTCTCCCCGATTACAGCACGGGAGTCGCCGCCGTGGAGCACGACGGCCTCCAATTCTGGCAGTTCATGATCGCCGGCTCCGTCGCCGGTATGGTGGAGCACATGGCAATGTTCCCCGTCGACACCATCAAGACCCAAATGCAAGCCCTCGGCTCCTGCCCCATCAAGTCCGCCACCGTCAGCCAAGCCGTGCAGTCGATTCTGAAATCCGAAGGCGCCAGAAGCCTCTACCGCGGCATCGGCGCCATGGCCCTCGGCGCGGGCCCCGCACACGCCGCCTACTTCTCCGTCTACGAGGTCTGCAAGAGGCGCTTCTCCCGCGGCAATCCGGACAGCCACGCGGCGCACGCGGCTTCGGGTGTCTGCGCCACCGTGGCCAGCGACGCTGTGCTGACGCCGATGGATATGGTGAAGCAGAGGCTGCAATTGGGGAGCAGTCCCTACAAGGGGGTGGTGGATTGCGTCTCCAGAGTGGTGAGGCAGGATGGGATTGGAGCGTTTTATGCTTCTTATAGGACTACGGTGCTAATGAATGCGCCTTTCACGGCGCTGCATTTTGCGGCCTATGAGGCTGCGAAGAGGGGCTTGACCGAGGTGTCGAATTCACCCGAGACTCTCGGTGAGGAGATGTTGGTTGTTCATGCTACTGCTGGCGCAGCAGCTGGGGCATTGGCGGCGGCCTTCACTACTCCCTTTGACGTCGTCAAAACTCAATTGCAATGCCAG GGTGTCTGCGGATGTGATAGATTTGTAAGTGGTTCAATCGGGGATGTTTTTCGAACAATAATCAAGAAAGATGGATACAGAGGTCTTATGAGAGGATGGATGCCGAGAATGCTCTTCCATGCTCCAGCTGCTGCTATCTGCTGGTCTACGTACGAAGCAGCAAAATCCTTCTTCCAAGATTTAAACAACGGAAACAACATTAACAACGTGACTTAG